In Flavobacteriales bacterium, a genomic segment contains:
- a CDS encoding Ig-like domain-containing protein: MADMEVSLWRILILVCILAACAQQRTPTGGPRDTEAPRIVSAEPLPMSTYFDAQSIEIVFDEFVRLENVREQVLISPPLEDNPDIQLKGGRRLIIDLGDQELAENTTYTINLGSAVVDNNEGNVLESNVYLFSTGAVIDSLEMRGRILTAAYNRPCGDCLALIYPDVADSMILGGRPLYVARTDGEGNFYLSNLAMGDYQLMGLRDINGDLGIGETEPIAFTDSTLRPLERDTIGYTLRLSRAFQDDPALNSADWGLDGSYLELTFRGTDSIPEFAGSAHDRLSFIQSFTQQGDSLRLWFAPPVIAEDELIISYAQLQDTLSPGRVTERAEQSVLMVATLDDEQSPAELQFSSPIARLDTNGIELTRDSISEPFQIQAEFPALAISLSADWSIGNYTLTLDPGTVEDIYGASNDTLVTVLRLPSPESFGILRLDIDLPYNGDFVCQLLDKNDQVIRSVSFDDDGTWEVEYLNPDSYTLRVYEDTNGDDSWTPASFVDRRQPEPVFMLSEAIVIRANWEVEQEVKVDFRP; this comes from the coding sequence GTGGCCGACATGGAAGTGAGCCTGTGGCGTATTCTGATTCTGGTATGCATACTTGCGGCCTGTGCACAACAACGCACCCCCACCGGTGGACCGAGGGATACCGAAGCTCCTCGCATAGTGAGTGCCGAGCCTCTGCCCATGTCCACGTATTTCGATGCTCAGAGTATTGAGATCGTGTTCGATGAATTTGTTCGATTGGAGAATGTACGTGAGCAGGTTCTGATCTCACCACCCCTGGAGGACAATCCGGATATCCAACTCAAAGGCGGTAGGCGACTGATCATCGACCTAGGCGATCAGGAATTGGCAGAGAACACCACCTATACGATCAATCTGGGTAGCGCGGTGGTCGATAATAATGAGGGCAATGTGCTGGAGAGTAATGTCTACCTTTTCTCTACCGGGGCAGTGATCGATTCGCTCGAGATGAGAGGTAGGATACTCACCGCAGCATATAATCGACCCTGTGGGGATTGTCTGGCCTTGATCTATCCCGATGTAGCGGACTCCATGATATTAGGAGGCAGACCGCTCTATGTGGCACGCACAGATGGTGAAGGGAATTTCTATCTATCCAATCTCGCCATGGGAGACTATCAACTCATGGGATTGCGTGATATCAATGGCGACCTTGGTATCGGTGAGACAGAACCGATCGCATTTACTGATTCCACACTCCGACCTCTAGAGCGCGATACGATAGGCTACACCTTACGCTTGTCCAGAGCCTTTCAAGACGATCCGGCATTGAATTCGGCCGATTGGGGGCTGGATGGGTCCTATCTCGAATTGACATTCAGAGGAACGGATTCCATTCCAGAATTTGCAGGAAGTGCTCATGATCGGCTGTCATTCATACAGTCCTTCACTCAGCAAGGGGATTCGCTCAGACTTTGGTTCGCACCACCTGTGATCGCTGAGGATGAACTGATCATCAGCTATGCTCAACTGCAGGACACTTTGTCCCCAGGTCGAGTGACCGAGCGTGCCGAGCAAAGTGTACTCATGGTGGCTACGCTCGATGATGAGCAAAGTCCGGCCGAACTTCAATTCAGTAGCCCCATAGCGCGGCTGGATACCAATGGAATCGAGTTGACCCGGGACTCGATATCAGAGCCTTTCCAGATCCAAGCTGAATTTCCAGCCTTGGCCATTTCACTGAGTGCAGATTGGAGCATTGGCAACTATACCTTGACCCTTGACCCCGGGACAGTGGAAGACATCTACGGTGCGTCCAATGATACTCTGGTCACAGTGCTTCGATTACCGAGCCCGGAGTCCTTTGGTATCCTAAGACTGGATATCGACTTACCCTATAACGGTGATTTCGTATGTCAACTATTGGATAAGAATGATCAAGTCATACGCAGCGTCTCCTTCGATGATGACGGAACTTGGGAGGTAGAGTACTTGAACCCCGATAGCTACACACTACGTGTCTATGAAGACACGAATGGGGATGACAGCTGGACGCCCGCTTCTTTTGTCGATAGACGTCAACCGGAACCGGTCTTCATGCTCAGCGAAGCCATTGTGATCCGAGCCAATTGGGAGGTGGAACAAGAGGTGAAAGTGGACTTCAGACCTTGA